From Salinicoccus roseus, one genomic window encodes:
- a CDS encoding helix-turn-helix domain-containing protein: MIGQRIKEIRNNNNLTQEELADGIISRTYLSLIEKGSVHPSTNVLIKLSERLNCSVNDFMQEVSHFRYNDVEILREIAYYEQKMEQGDYSSLHYFIEKEYEEVEQITAPDSGRVHLLYAKYFKHTGDRRKLRVHIDRALELLSTVSINQAYIDAVILKVELLGEEDSYEASLDLLEDTLYTILRFSDFDLGVIRILFEVAKCYHKAGEYFTSSRFVTRIKKHSRMLNIDYRKDELSLLEGKNLAMLGKTEALEAMVSESGVPVMQLLDSYAKYRNGNIREAEKRFKGLGTDVEMIRQDEVLSNIHEELEKRLGSI, translated from the coding sequence ATGATCGGACAGCGGATCAAGGAAATACGCAATAATAACAACCTTACACAGGAAGAGTTGGCAGACGGCATCATTTCCAGGACATATTTGAGCCTGATCGAAAAGGGAAGCGTGCACCCTTCAACCAATGTATTGATCAAATTGAGCGAAAGGCTCAACTGCTCGGTCAACGATTTTATGCAGGAAGTTTCCCACTTCCGTTATAATGATGTGGAGATTCTGCGTGAAATCGCCTATTATGAACAGAAGATGGAGCAGGGGGACTATTCGTCGCTCCACTATTTCATAGAGAAGGAATATGAAGAGGTGGAACAGATTACAGCACCAGACAGCGGGCGTGTCCATCTTCTTTATGCCAAGTACTTCAAGCATACGGGAGACCGGAGGAAGCTGAGGGTACATATTGACCGGGCGCTTGAACTGCTGTCGACCGTCTCAATCAACCAGGCCTATATCGACGCAGTCATCCTCAAAGTGGAATTACTGGGTGAAGAGGACTCGTACGAAGCATCGCTCGACCTGCTGGAAGATACGCTCTATACCATCCTTCGTTTTTCCGATTTTGACCTTGGGGTCATAAGAATCCTGTTTGAGGTGGCAAAGTGCTATCATAAGGCTGGGGAATACTTTACTTCTTCCCGTTTCGTGACACGCATCAAAAAGCATTCCAGGATGCTGAATATCGACTATAGGAAGGACGAGCTTTCCCTCCTTGAAGGGAAAAACCTCGCTATGCTCGGCAAGACGGAAGCACTCGAAGCAATGGTATCGGAGTCGGGAGTTCCAGTAATGCAGCTGCTCGACAGCTACGCAAAGTATAGGAATGGAAATATAAGAGAAGCAGAAAAAAGATTCAAGGGTCTTGGAACTGATGTGGAGATGATCAGACAAGACGAAGTCCTTTCCAATATTCATGAAGAATTGGAAAAGAGACTTGGGTCCATATGA